Proteins found in one Salvia splendens isolate huo1 chromosome 10, SspV2, whole genome shotgun sequence genomic segment:
- the LOC121750075 gene encoding 26.5 kDa heat shock protein, mitochondrial-like: protein MALARLALKNLQQRASYSASLLAKNVTATAPPEKQRLASQFLRGLSSTAEEKAAGGHEVAVQEGGKKPKLSPRQRGRRGGNLWRRDGRDFVPALWDMFPSGVGNALVQATENINRLLENIAPPQMLGRAREHEDSYKLQYQMPGVGKDEVKITVEDGVLSIRGEHKDQEEHDSDDKSWSSSSYGYYNTSLMLPEDAKLDEIKAEMKDGVLNIVIPKAQKANKDVKEVEVR from the exons ATGGCATTAGCACGTTTAGCTCTCAAGAATTTGCAGCAAAGGGCATCATATTCTGCTTCTTTGTTGGCCAAAAATGTCACAGCCACCGCTCCCCCAGAGAAACAAAGATTGGCTTCTCAGTTTCTCCGGGGGCTCTCCTCCACTGCGGAGGAGAAGGCTGCCGGGGGCCATGAGGTGGCTGTGCAAGAGGGCGGCAAGAAGCCCAAGCTTTCTCCGAGGCAGAGGGGCCGGAGAGGCGGCAACTTGTGGAGGAGAGACGGCCGTGACTTCGTCCCTGCTCTTTGGG ATATGTTTCCTTCGGGAGTGGGGAACGCGTTGGTCCAAGCAACGGAGAACATAAACAGGCTGTTGGAGAACATAGCTCCGCCACAAATGCTGGGGCGGGCGAGGGAGCACGAAGACAGCTACAAGCTTCAGTACCAGATGCCGGGGGTGGGGAAGGATGAGGTGAAGATAACAGTGGAGGATGGGGTTCTAAGCATACGAGGGGAGCACAAGGATCAGGAGGAGCACGACTCTGACGACAAGTCCTGGTCGTCGAGCAGCTATGGTTACTACAACACAAGCCTGATGCTGCCCGAAGATGCAAAGCTCGATGAAATCAAGGCGGAGATGAAGGATGGGGTGCTCAATATAGTCATACCTAAGGCTCAAAAGGCAAACAAGGATGTTAAGGAAGTTGAAGTTCGTTAA
- the LOC121750078 gene encoding uncharacterized protein LOC121750078 isoform X1 translates to MLMLGSLLRIGSIAAWVLHIIACMGGCLGSHVRPKLNSSLDEFKGMNNHDWENTKTTLSEDFWTTSNCNMENTALQSCGSISSTSTLTQVYDAHGAGCSSTPSEFVNHGLILWNQNRQKWALDKRPDSQAQQLREPKLRKKPRSCSWNATYDSLLSNNKPFDKPVPLGEMVDFLVAVWEQEGMYD, encoded by the exons ATGCTAATGCTGGGGTCCCTTTTACGAATCGGATCAATTGCAGCTTGGGTTTTGCATATTATTGCTTGCATGGG TGGTTGTCTGGGGAGTCATGTCAGGCCCAAACTGAATTCCTCACTTGATGAATTCAAAGGGATGAATAATCACGATTGGGAAAATACAAAAACTACTCTATCGGAAGATTTTTGGACCACCAGCAATTGTAATATGGAAAATACTGCTTTGCAGTCTTGTGGAAGCATCTCGTCTACCAGCACACTTACTCAGGTTTATGATGCTCATGGCGCCGGATGCTCGAGCACGCCTTCTGAATTTGTAAACCATG GTCTAATTCTCTGGAACCAGAATAGACAGAAATGGGCCTTGGATAAAAGGCCCGACAGTCAGGCACAACAGCTTCGAGAGCCCAAGTTAAG AAAAAAACCACGATCTTGCAGTTGGAATGCAACCTACGACAGTTTGCTCAGCAATAACAAGCCATTTGACAAACCTGTCCCGCTTGGT GAAATGGTCGATTTTCTGGTAGCGGTTTGGGAGCAGGAAGGAATGTACGATTAA
- the LOC121750078 gene encoding uncharacterized protein LOC121750078 isoform X2 gives MNNHDWENTKTTLSEDFWTTSNCNMENTALQSCGSISSTSTLTQVYDAHGAGCSSTPSEFVNHGLILWNQNRQKWALDKRPDSQAQQLREPKLRKKPRSCSWNATYDSLLSNNKPFDKPVPLGEMVDFLVAVWEQEGMYD, from the exons ATGAATAATCACGATTGGGAAAATACAAAAACTACTCTATCGGAAGATTTTTGGACCACCAGCAATTGTAATATGGAAAATACTGCTTTGCAGTCTTGTGGAAGCATCTCGTCTACCAGCACACTTACTCAGGTTTATGATGCTCATGGCGCCGGATGCTCGAGCACGCCTTCTGAATTTGTAAACCATG GTCTAATTCTCTGGAACCAGAATAGACAGAAATGGGCCTTGGATAAAAGGCCCGACAGTCAGGCACAACAGCTTCGAGAGCCCAAGTTAAG AAAAAAACCACGATCTTGCAGTTGGAATGCAACCTACGACAGTTTGCTCAGCAATAACAAGCCATTTGACAAACCTGTCCCGCTTGGT GAAATGGTCGATTTTCTGGTAGCGGTTTGGGAGCAGGAAGGAATGTACGATTAA